CACATCCAGATGACCGCCGCGAACCATTGCGAAGCTGTCGGCATGGTGAAAGAACGAAGCACCGGGTTTAAGGGTCACCGCCTTCTTCCCGGCGTTGATGAGATCCCAGTCCTCCTCTCCGGCTGCAGGAGCCTCGCCAAAATTCAGGATCCCGTTCTCGGTGTGAAAGATCGCCTCGCGTCCAGGAGGCTGGTATCGAGCCACCATCTCGGGAAACCCGATGCCGAGGTTGACGTAAGCACCATCGGCAATGTCCTGTGCCGCACGCCAGGCGATCTGGTTGTTTGTCAGTTTGTCCATGGTTCAGTTCTCCAATGGGTAGGCAGCACCTGCGCGCACCAGGTCCTCTTCCTGATGAGGCCTGGAAAGATCGACGACCTTCTGAACGAAGATTCCCGGCGTGACGACGGCCTCGGGATCGATGCCTCCAGGGGCCACAATACGCCTCGCCTGAACAATAGTCTCGGCCGCAGCCATGCACATCAATGGGCTGAAGTTGCGTGCGGCCATCCGAAAAGTCAGGTTACCATGGCGGTCCGCCATATCTGCCTTGATCAGCGCGACATCGGCCTTCAGCCAGCGCTCCTGCAGGTAGACGCGTTTCTCGAACTCGGCGACCGGCTTGTCGCGCGCCAGATCGGTGCCGACTCCGGTTGGAGTGTAGAAGGCAGGAATACCCGCACCCCCCGCGCGAATGCGTTCGGCCAGCGTGCCCTGCGGGACGAGTTCAAGCTCCACCCTGCCCTCGCGCCAGGCAGTATTGAACACGCTTGCGTCAGCTGAGCGGGGGAACGAACAGATCATCTTGCGAACCATCCCCACTTCGATCAGCGCAGCAAGGCCGAGATGCGCGTTGCCTGCGTTATTGTTCACCACGGTCAGCTCACCCGGATGCCCGGTCGCCCGAAAGCGGTCAATCAGCGCATGGATCAATTCAAGGGGTGACCCCGCGCCGCCGAAACCGCCGATCATCACCGTCATGCCATCCTCGATACCGGAAACTGCGTCGGCCAAATTCGCTACAATCTTGTCCATCACCTCTCTCCCAATCTTCCCGACTGATCCGCAAATTGTCGATCAGCTGTCGATAACAGCCGTTGCCGCAATCTCGACCAGCAGGTCATCGGCAATCAGGGCACCCGCCTGCAGCAGCGTCGTCGCCGGACGGATATCCCCGAACACTGCACCATGAGCACGTCCAACGGCGTCCCAATCCTCCATGCGCTTCAGAAACACCCGCGTTTCGATTACGTCAGCCAAAGACGCACCGACCTCCGTTAGCGCGGCTCCGATCCGCGAAAGAACCTCGCGGGTCTGCGCCTCGGCATCTCCAGGATACATCGCTCCGTCCGGCCCCGAAGCTGCAGTGCCGGATACCACCACCAAATTGCCTGCGCGCACCGCCCGCGAATAACCGATGGCGGCACCCCAGTGGCCGGTGACCTCAACTTGTTGTCTCATGGCTGTCACTCCTTCGAAAATGCCTTGGGCAACGCCCGGTCAAAGGCATCGATAATTTCCTGGATGTCATCGGGCGTCATGGCTGTCGAAAAGGCCATCAGGCCGTTTGCTGCAATGATCACGCCCTCGTCGAACAAGGAACGGGCCAAGGCTGCTACACGCTTCGGTCCGTCCCCTGCGGCGAAGGTCGAGCGGAAATCGGTCAGTTCGGCATTGCTCAGGTGCATGCGGCGCAGCGAGCCTAGTCCCGTCACCTGGCCTTCAATGCCATGGCGGCGGAAACAGTCGCCGATACCTGCATCGAAAAGTTCGCCAAGGCTTTCGAGATGTTCAAACGAAACTGGCGTCAGGTCTTCCAGTGCCGCGATGCCGGCCATCATGGACATGGGATTGGCGCTGAAGGTTCCGCCATGCGGCACAGCCGGGCTGCCTATTGTCGGGTCGAAGACGGACATGACTTCCCGCCGCCCTCCGATCGCGCCGATGGGGAACCCGCCACCGATCACCTTCCCTAAGGTGGTGAGATCGGGATCTACACCGAACCGCCCTTGCGCACCATGATAGCCCAACCGGAAGGTGATAACCTCGTCCAGGATCAGAAGTGCGCCGAGTTCGCGCGTCACGCGGCGCAGCATCTGAAGAAATTCAGGCTTAGCCGGCACGAGACCGGCACGATTCGGCATCACGTCGACCAGAACTGCCGCCAGGGAATTGCCCTTTGCCCGGAGGATCGCTTCGGCAACGGGCGTGTTGTTGAAAGGTATGACGACCACATCGTCCAGCACGCCTTGTGGCGTACCTTTTGCGGTCGGCACGGAGGCCGGATTGTCAATCTCACCCCAGGATTCCGGGCGGGCTTCCTGGCTGGTTTCAGCCGGGTCGTAGGTGCCGTGATAGGCCCCCTCGCATTTGGCGAATCTCGAACGCCCGGTGAAGGCTCGCGCCACCTTGATCGCGTTCATCACGGCCTCGGTTCCGGAGTTCGTATAGCGCAAAAGCTCGACCGACGGCAGGCGCTCGCAAAGCATCTCGGAAAGCCTGATCTCACCCTCGGTAGCCATTCCGAAGCACGGACCCGCGTCAATCTGGCGCCGTGCAGCTTCGCGGATACGTTCGCTGCCATAGCCATGGATCAGCGCAGTAAAATTGCCGACCGCATCTATACGATCATCTCCGTCGATGTCTGTGATGCGGCAACCGTGGCCTCGCAGGGCGTAAACCTGATGAGGCTGGCGAAAAACGGTGTGACGGGTATTTCCCCCTGGCATCACCTTTTTTGCGCGATCATAAAGTGTAGCGGATTTCGAGGTTTCGAACATGTTTGGTCAGCCTTTCACGGGACGAGGTCAAAGGAAGAAGACGGTGCCAGATCTATCCGCTCGCGCCGGAACGTGGCTCCGACCTCGAACTCTTCAGCAAAGCGGCGGCCGGACCAGACGGCCTGGAAAATGGCAGCTGGCGCCTCGCAATCACCGATACGGGAGACCGCCGGTCCGCCCGACATGTCTGAGAGTTCAGCGAAAAGGCCGCCATGCGGCTGGCGCGCTGTGACAAGCACAACCGCGTCCGTGTCAAGGATGGTTTCGACACCAGTACGGACGTCATACAACGTGGCCTTGTCGCCATCGGTGCCGTTCAAGCCGGTGTGAGTCACCATCCGCACACCCAGTCCCTGAAGACGGCGAACCGTTCGGATATTCTCCAGCGTGTTGAGGGTGAATGCTGAGATATCCGCTGCGGGTGTTACGAGCGTTACCTGCGCCCCCTCATAGGCCAGCTTTTCGGCAATCACCGCACCCATGTAATAATGGTCATCGTCATAAACGAGCACATCGCCTGGCGGCGGGCAGCGGCCGCGCATGATGTCGTCCGGCGTGTAGAGCGGCATCAGGGAAGAGAGCGGCAGAGGCCGATGTGAGGCCCGGCCAATGCCGTCCTTGCGCCAAGACGATCCGGTTGCCAGCACGACCTGATCGGCCTCGAACTCGAGGATATCCTCGGCGCTCAATTCGCTGGACAGATAAACGTCAACATTTGGCATCTTACCGATCTGGGTCACGCGCCAGTCGCGGACCCGCAGCCATTCGCGCAGGCAGGGCAATTCAGCTTCCAGCGTCACCCGCCCTCCCAGCCGCTTTTCGCTCTCGGCCAGCGTCACTCGATAGCCGCGCTGTCCCAAGGCGCGGGCACATTCCAGCCCTGCCGGCCCTCCTCCGACGATCAGAACGGATTTCTCGGATTTCGCCGGTCCGATGCGTTCTGGGTGCCAGCCACGTCGCCATTCGTCTCCGATCGTCGGGTTCTGCGTGCATCGCAAATTCACCATCGCGAAGTGGCTGGAGACACAGATGTTGCAACCAATGCACTCGCGGATATCCTCATAGCGTCCTTCCTCGATTTTCTTGGGAAGGAACGGATCCGCAATCGACGGACGCGCCGCGCCGATCATATCCAGGACGCCTCGGCGCACGAGGCTGGCCATCGTATCGGGAGAGGTAAAGCGGCCGACACCGATC
This region of Paracoccus saliphilus genomic DNA includes:
- a CDS encoding 3-oxoacid CoA-transferase subunit A, with protein sequence MDKIVANLADAVSGIEDGMTVMIGGFGGAGSPLELIHALIDRFRATGHPGELTVVNNNAGNAHLGLAALIEVGMVRKMICSFPRSADASVFNTAWREGRVELELVPQGTLAERIRAGGAGIPAFYTPTGVGTDLARDKPVAEFEKRVYLQERWLKADVALIKADMADRHGNLTFRMAARNFSPLMCMAAAETIVQARRIVAPGGIDPEAVVTPGIFVQKVVDLSRPHQEEDLVRAGAAYPLEN
- a CDS encoding RidA family protein, with product MRQQVEVTGHWGAAIGYSRAVRAGNLVVVSGTAASGPDGAMYPGDAEAQTREVLSRIGAALTEVGASLADVIETRVFLKRMEDWDAVGRAHGAVFGDIRPATTLLQAGALIADDLLVEIAATAVIDS
- a CDS encoding FAD-dependent oxidoreductase translates to MRDPRFDILFEPVKIGPHIARNRFYQTPHCNGMGNLRPQAHARMRGIKAEGGWAVVNTEHCSVHPTGDLMPEVLQMLWDDGDIPPLALMCDAVHEHGSLAGVQLAYPANYNGNRLTREVPLGPMDRPVSGYHPVQVRAMDKSDIRNLRDWWKAAAIRARKAGFDIINVDSNFSTIAFQFLSPRNQRSDEYGGSLANRVRLLKELIEVSREGAGEGVAISVRLIVDELFGDQGLRVADEGIEAISMLAELPDLWDLVVGTWADDSPTSRFAPENDHEPFMLGIKSVTTKPVIGVGRFTSPDTMASLVRRGVLDMIGAARPSIADPFLPKKIEEGRYEDIRECIGCNICVSSHFAMVNLRCTQNPTIGDEWRRGWHPERIGPAKSEKSVLIVGGGPAGLECARALGQRGYRVTLAESEKRLGGRVTLEAELPCLREWLRVRDWRVTQIGKMPNVDVYLSSELSAEDILEFEADQVVLATGSSWRKDGIGRASHRPLPLSSLMPLYTPDDIMRGRCPPPGDVLVYDDDHYYMGAVIAEKLAYEGAQVTLVTPAADISAFTLNTLENIRTVRRLQGLGVRMVTHTGLNGTDGDKATLYDVRTGVETILDTDAVVLVTARQPHGGLFAELSDMSGGPAVSRIGDCEAPAAIFQAVWSGRRFAEEFEVGATFRRERIDLAPSSSFDLVP
- a CDS encoding aspartate aminotransferase family protein, whose amino-acid sequence is MFETSKSATLYDRAKKVMPGGNTRHTVFRQPHQVYALRGHGCRITDIDGDDRIDAVGNFTALIHGYGSERIREAARRQIDAGPCFGMATEGEIRLSEMLCERLPSVELLRYTNSGTEAVMNAIKVARAFTGRSRFAKCEGAYHGTYDPAETSQEARPESWGEIDNPASVPTAKGTPQGVLDDVVVIPFNNTPVAEAILRAKGNSLAAVLVDVMPNRAGLVPAKPEFLQMLRRVTRELGALLILDEVITFRLGYHGAQGRFGVDPDLTTLGKVIGGGFPIGAIGGRREVMSVFDPTIGSPAVPHGGTFSANPMSMMAGIAALEDLTPVSFEHLESLGELFDAGIGDCFRRHGIEGQVTGLGSLRRMHLSNAELTDFRSTFAAGDGPKRVAALARSLFDEGVIIAANGLMAFSTAMTPDDIQEIIDAFDRALPKAFSKE